The Dama dama isolate Ldn47 chromosome 11, ASM3311817v1, whole genome shotgun sequence genome segment GCAACGAGACCGGAGGAGCGGTGAGCGGACCCAGACAACCTGGAGCCCGCCCGGCCCCAGCACACAGACCGGACAGCTGACCCCACGAGGCGGTCAGGCCTGGTCCAGGCCATGGCTCATGCGAGAGCAGCAGCCATCGAGGCGGTGGCAGCCATCCCGGGCACTGGCCGCAGGCCTGACCCACACCCACACTCCAGGCCACATCCCTCACCATCCACACAACCCCGATTTCAGTATCATCGTTGGCCCCTCTttgaagatgaggaaacaaaggctcagagaggttaagtgacccaCCCCAGGGTCTCGCAGCTGGTGGCGGAGCCAGAACTGACAGGCAGGCAGCAGCCTCCAGAATCGCACCTCTGAGGGGCCCGGTCCTCACTCAGCTCCCCCGCCCAGGTCCCGTCTTGCTTACGACCGGGGAGCCTGACCTCCAGGGGACTCAGGTCAGCCTTGAGCAGAAGCCCCAGGGCCTTCCTACTCTATTAGGACAGCATCGTGCAGAGTCCCCCAGGGCCGAGTCGTCAGGAATGGCGGgcagggaggaagaagaaagggtgTTATCGAGATGGCAGGTGGGTGGATGGTGGATGGACAGACAGGCAGACGGCTGAGTAGGCAGACGGGCGCATTAACGGATGAACGGGGTGAGTGGATGCATAGATGCAGACTAGACAGACGGTGGATGGAGAGGCGGGCAGCGGGTGGATGGAGAGGTGGGTAGCTGGGAAGGACAGACAGAGGTGGGTGGGTAGAATAAACGAGCAGATGGACAGATTAAACACAGGCCCCTgctgcttccatggtggctctggtaaagaatccgcctgccaatgcaggagacgtgggttcgatccctgatctgggaagatcccacaggccatggagcaactaagcccatgcgccacaaatACTGGcccgtgctccagagcccgggaaccacgactactgaagaccacgtgccctagagcccgtgctccgtaacaagagaagcccacgcacctcaaccaggaggagcccctgctcgctgcaactagggaaagccccaagcaaaaacaaagacccagcagagcccaaaTTAAATTATTGTTAAGAAAATCTAAGTTGAAGCACAAGCCCCACAGGATGGGCAGTTCCCTGGGCCTGGATCGTTCACGCCTCAGTGTGAACTGTTTCAGTGGAATCTTCCAGAGCAGATCTTGAGTGGCAGGGGGCAGAGACAACAGAGGAGGGGGCCAGGACCCCAGACAACTGGGCACTGATCTCCCAATTCTGCCAGCTTTCTTGGGATGGGGGGGACACGGCGGACCCGGGCACGGCAGGCCGGGAGGCTGCACCAGggcacccccgccccaccctcctACCTCGTGGGAGTAGACGATGGCGATGAGCCCGGTGAGCAGGCAGCAGAAGAGGGTCGCCAGCACAGATTCCATCATGTAGTCCTTGGGCAGGGGCCTGTGTTCCGCCGGGGCCGGGGCTGGCACGCCCGCCACGGGGCTGTTGTACTGCAGAGGCAGAGGCCACGGCGTGGTAAGGGAGCGGGCCGCAGCCCCCAGACACCGGGGTGAGGACACAGTTGGCAACAGCCATGGAGCTGACACTCCAGCCACCGTCCAGCCTCCCCCAGCCAGGCTGCAGGCCGCCCGGGGCGCAGGGCCCCACTCCTGCCCGCTCAGCACCCCGCCTGTCACACAGCCCCCCGGACTCCTCCGGGTTCTGCCCCCTACAGATCGCTCAGTCCAGGCTGCAGCCCCCAGGATCTCCATGTCCTCCACTGTTCCACACCAGGGGGCGAACCTCAAAGTTCTCCTCCACAGGCAGCCAGGGTTTTCCTAAAACTCTATATCAACTCATCGGCTACCAAAGGCCCTGGGGTCTCCCTCACAGTGGAACCCCCACCTCTTCCTATCATCTCCCCAATAAGTTGGACCAACAGCCCTCACTCCCAGGATGCACCAGCCTTGGCATCCCTGCAAAGCCTGTGCTGGGCGCTCCTCCTCGCCTCTGCCTGAACTCTCCTATTCACCCCACAGAACCCAGCTCAAATGACCCCCGGCCCCTGCGAGGCCGCGCAGGCTCGCCCACGCCCCAGACGGagggagcccttttctgttgcgaCCTAGGGCACAGCCGCAACCTCTGCAAGGGTGGCTGAGGGAAGAGGGGGTCCCCACGGGCTGACTCACCACCGGGAAGGTCGCGAAGAGCGGCTGCGCAGCAGGCGCGGGGAAGAGTGGCGCGGGCGGCGGGTACAGGGCCGGGGCGGCGGGCGCCGGCGGGAAGAGCACCGGCGGCGGGAAGGGCGGGGGGTAGAGCAGGTGCTCGGCCTTGGGGTCTGGCGGCGCGTAGGGCGGGGGCTCGCCCACGAAGCCGATGTTGGGCACCCCGCCTGCCGCCGCCTTGGGCATCTGCAGGGCCTCACCCGCGGCCACGGCCTGGGCCTGGGCAGGGGGCGCCGCGGAGGCCTCGGCGGGGGTGTCGGCCGGGGGTCCTTCTGGCGCCGCGGCGTCCCCTCCGTCCGCGGCGGCCGCTTCCTCGCTGGGCGGTtggtcctcctccaggagctgcGGGCGGCGCGGGAGCTGCGGGAGCCCAGGGCGCACGGGGTCCTCAGGGACCGCGGGGCTGCCACCGCCTTTGGCgtctgctcctgggaagaaaCGGCAGAGGCAGTGAGCCCCCAAAAGGCTGCCGGCCCAGGGGGGAGTCCTCCTCACAGACCCCAGAACACAGCCCCTCCGAGGAGAGTCACAGTGACCCTGCTGATCCTGACCTGTGAACCCCACACTCAGGCCTCCCCGAGCCTGCGCCCCTGAAGCTCTATCCAAAGCGCAACCAGGGGACACGAAAACCGTGCTCTGAGAGCGGACGTGCCTTCCTGGCAGCCACACAGCCAGTACAGATGGCCAGCGGGATGGAAGGCAGGCCGCACTGCACCTGCGGGGAGGTGGTCCTGGCCCCAGGGCCCTGATGCCCCAGCAGATGGAACCAAGGCAGATGCTTCGGCGCAGGGCAGCCCCCTCATAGGCTGAGACACCGTCCAATGGAGCTGGTCTAAGCCAATCAGATTCTCCGCTCTGGAGTCGCTGGACCCTGGCTACCCCATGACCCAGAAGAGCCAGGTCACTGAGGGCCAAGAGCCTATGAGGCAGAGAAGGAACAGACgtgatgagatggggaggggaagggagcagccaagaacagtgggtgggagagaAGGCCACCCAGTAGGCCGAAGGGCTGCCTTCCAGGCTGGGCAGGACCTCCAGCATCCGCTCAATAAACCCTGCGGGCACCCCCGTGGGCCCCAGAAGTCCTGAAGGTGCCCCCCTGCACCCCCTGAGAGTGTCCTGACCAGCTGAGCCCCTCCAGGCCACAGGTCCTGTTGGAACAGGCTGGAAGGGGGCTGGGGCAGGACAGAGCAGGGGTGGGCATTCCAGAGTGTGGCTTTGAGGTTCATTTCCTGAGAGTCTTTCTGGGTTAtagaaggcagagagaaaaaggaaacagacataACAGCGCACAGCACTGCTGAGGGTGGAGGGCCTTGCTgaaagccccctcccacccctagcCTCACCCCCATCCCTCCCACTCCCACCGCCCATACAGCAGGTGGGTGAAATCAGAGGTCAGGTTTCCCTAGGGGAGGGGTCCCCAAGGACAGGAGTACTGAGCCCCCGGAGCTCCCGCCCCCCTCCTCCACTCAGGGCCTCTCCTGAGACCCACGCTGGTGCTCCTGCTCCACACCACAGGGCCACCCAGGCCACGCCTCCTATTCCCTACCTGCTTCAGGCTGGGCTTGGGCCAACGGAACATTAACAAACATCTTGCAAAGAGTGGCTTTAAAAACCTacatcttttaacattttaacattaccaggggctgggagggatgAGAAGTTCAGGTATCAATGTGGACAGAGTTTCCATCTGGGAGGATGAAAGCATTCTGGAGGGGGGTGTTAACGACAGCTGCACGATAATGTGAATGTACTGAATGcccctgaattgtacacttataaatggttcagatggtaaaatttACACATGTTACCAGTTTTAAAAAGCCTCTCTCTCCTGCTGATCACTACTAAAAACATtagacaaaatacaaaagaagaccctgaaaagtggACAAAAGTAGgcacactatggactgtagtcaaAACACAGAAGTGACCATAAAGGGGGTGAAATGCCCATTTTTCCCTCTCATTTCCTTCGAAGCTCAAAGCTCCCGCCCCAGAACCACATGACCAGGCAGCTAAAAGTCCATGATAAACTCTGTCATTCTGGCCAGAGGAACCAGGAAAGGGCCCCTGCAGAAGGGAGAGGGTAGGGAGAGCCTAGAGAAGAAGGTGCTTCAGAGGGGCTCTGAATCCCCTAATCGTGTGTGTGAACTGGGCTGACCAATGTGTATCAGCTTGCCCAGGACTTCCTTGGGTTTACTCCTGAAATTCTCACATCCGGGAATGCTCAGTCATCTTAGAATGGATCCACACAagtcctggtaaagaatctgcctgcaatgcagcagacctggagcctgcaatgcagggttcgatccctgggtcgggaagatcccctggagaaggaaatggcaacccactccagtattcttgcctggagaatcccagggagagaggagcctggcgggctacagtccatagggttgcaagagtcagacatgacttagcgacttaacTACTTCTACTACACAAGTCCTAAACTCACCCTCAAGATGCACGTGTAGGGGACAGTTCTAGACCAGCATAAGGGAGACTTTAAAAACAGGACCAGTAAAACGGCCAGAAAACAATGAGCGAAATCACAAATTAATGCGTACCTATCAATTACTTTAAATAGACTAAATTTTCCAAAAGACATggagtggctgaatggataaaaagatacTCTGTCTATAAGAGACTCACTGCAGATGTGAGTCTGcagaccacacacacagaccaaaaaagaacagaaaaacattcaatgcaaaaggaaaccaaaaagccTGAGGTAGCTATACTTATATAACAAAAAGAGACtataaaacaaaaactgtaataagagacaaaaaaagacattacaaaatgaaaaagggcTCAAATCCAACAAGAAGATGTAACATTTGTGATATATATGCacacaacataggagcacctacatataaaagcaaataataacagacctaaagaaagaaactgaTAGCAATACAATAATAGGGAACCTTGATATCCACCTTACATCAATGGATaaatcagattaaaaaataaataaggaaacagcaaccttAAAGGACATGTTAGACCAGATAAActcaaacacatatatatagaatatatatccaaaataaacagaatacatattcttttgaAGTGTATATGGAACATCCTTCAGGATAATTCATAGTAGGCTACAAAGTAAGCCTTTCTAAACCTTAGAAGATTGAAATCACACCAAGCATCTTTGCCAACAAGAAATCAATTAtaggaagaaaactggaaaattcggagattaaacaacatgctattgaacaaccaatgggtcaaagaagaaatcaaaagaaaaattaaaaaaaaataccttcagacacatgaaaatggatagaacACACCAAAACTTGAGCTGCAGCAAAGCTCATAAAATAAATGCCTATACAACATCAGAAATCTCATAAACATTCTAAATTTACACCTCAaggaactagaacaaatgatgCCCAAAGCTAGTAGAATTtaggaaataacaaagatcagagtagaaatggagactaaaaagacaatagaaaatattaataaaactaaaagctgcttctttgaaaagataaagaaaatggaCAAATATTTAGCTAGactaagaagaaaagaagattcaaataaaattaaaaatgaaagaggacacaTTTAccaataccacagaaatacagtgGCTCATGACAGACTACTATGACCAATTACATGCCAACAGATTCGACAACCTAGACGACAGATAAATTCCTAGACACATACGGCGTACCACACCGAATCACGAAGaaaaaagacctgaacagactgAGGACTAAACTAAGGAGACcaaatcagtgatcaaaaacctggCAACAAATAGGAGTCTAAGACCAGATGGCTACCAAACACccaaagaattaataccaatcctCAAACTCTACAAAAAActaaaagagaggagaaaacacttccaaactcattttatgaagccaacattaccttgataccaaaatcagaaaagGATGCTACAAGAAAAGGACAAACCAGTATCCCTGataaacacagatgtaaaaatcctcaacaaggaaatattagcaaacaaaattcaacaatacattctGCCCACTATACCATACCCATAAATGAACACAATACccccaaattaactcaaaatggattaaagacttgaatgtaagacctgaaaccataaaattcccaaaagaaaatataggcagtaaGCTTCTTGATATTAGTCTtgacaatgacttttttttttagatttgaagccaaaagcaaaggcaactaACGCCACAACACACAAGTTGGAACAACATCAAACTAACAAGTTTCTGCACATCaagggaaaccatcaacaaaaggaactggcaacctactgaataggagaaaatatttgcaaatcatgtattttATATGGGTTGATATccaaagtatatttttttaaaactcatataACCCAATAGCAAAAAATAAACCTACAATTAAAAATCGGACGGAGGATCTGAGCAGAccttttccaaagacatacagagggcCCAAAAGGTgccttgaaaagatgctcaatcagggaaatgcaaatcaaaaccacaatgtgctatcgcctcacacctgttagaatggctgtcatcaaaaagcaaagaaataacaagtgttgatgaggacgtagaaaaaagaaaacccatgtgcactattggtgggaatgtaaattggtgtgaccactatggaaaacagtatagagattcctgaaaaaaattaaaaatagaattactgtaaaaaaaagtaataaagttaatcacgcagtcgtgtccgattctttgtgacccccatggactgtagcccaccagattcctctgtccatgggattctccaggcaagaatactggagtgggttgccattcccttctccaggggatcttcccgacccagggatcgaacccaggtctcccacgttgcaggcagactcttcactgactgagccaccaaggaagccaagaaCTACTGTATGCCTCAACAATTCCAATCTGggtctttgaaggaaaaaaaaaattcactaacTCAAAAACCTATATGCACTcaacatgttcactgcagcattattttcagtagttaagacatggaaacaagctaagtgtccactgatagatgaacagataaagaaaatgatatgtgtgtgtgtgtaaacatatTAACAAAAATCTTGCCTTGAAATATGTTATACACACTtacaatattattcagccattaagaGAGAATGAAATCTTACCATGTGCAATaacgtggatggaccttgagagtattatgttaaatgaaataagtcagacagagaaagagaaatagtgCATGATCTCATTCAAATGTGGAATcggaaaaaaacaaacctgtcGGGAGCCGCCGGGATGCGCCCAGTCCGTGACAAGGTCGTGGGACGAGAGAGGAACcggcaaggcagctcttcctcacatggggctgccccaggggcccaatatgtcccctccGGAGCCGCCGGGACCagaaaggaacctgcaaggcagctcttcccctcgaggttgtcccgggggcctggtatgtccctttcttccttctgtcttactgttgttgggctttctattaatttttggaaatataatagaTAGTAAcaaggcctccctggaaaagtctaagcctttttggaaatgctcatgattgctttggctcaggacacgaccataaacatcaagtcaaaaaagaaaaggcagcaggtatagtttggctgcttgcttaaaagattataatgttctagaatagaaaagagtagatgcatttagatttagaagtagatatacagcttcagtttacttgctccttggttgagagggttttcactactgctatttccttgctgctatttgttcattgtttccctttctttaaacaacatgggagattatgggtatttttgtagaattagaaaatggggtacataggatttcaatagaagatttatattaaccaacttcactgccattatctcactattaatagaggtgtttttgctgtttaatagttaattgttgtaaattgagattttgtggtttcaggtaaagaaaaacatcaggtttttctcatggtactattctcagaaatgtcaaacatgttactgtgacccttcccatgtattgttttattgtccaaagaatttacactatacctgagatttgtggaacattgtttttgttagagtgagaatgttaggccattgaggcaagaagactatgtacgggacatttaagAATAAACCCTGTGATCGGAAACGTTCTAGATGAAtgcataggggaaaaacatgggaaagaaaaatattgacagaagcacaaaacaatatctgatgtaatatgtggtaacttaagggggaggtaatgttcattctataaaaactgagctttcctaaaaataaaaaaaagctatCTCTTCTACacaaccttctgtgtgtgtgtctgctgtcTGTCTTCCTCACCgacgccactcatcccttgggtataCCTGGTCCTGCCGGGGCTGGACCTCGGCACAAACCGAAGTTcatggatacagagaacagatccGTGGTTGTCTGAaatggggatggggtgggcaAAATCCAtgaagggggtcaaaaggtataaattcagttataaaacaaataagtCCTGGAGATGTAGTGTATAGCATGGTGAATCTCTAATAAATACtgtaaaggagaaagggaaagatatacccaactgaatacagagttccagagaagagcagggagagataagaaagccttcttaagcgAACCATGCAAAgatagagaggaaaacaacagaatggggaagactagagatctttgcaagaaaattagagatgccaatgggacatttcataaaaagatgggctcaataaaggacagaaatggcaaggatctaacagaagcagaaaagattaagaagaggtggaaagaatacaccgaagaactatacaaaaaagatcttcatgacccagataaccaccatggtgtggccactcacctacagccagacaacCTAGAATgcgaagtgggccttaggaagctttactacaaacaaagctggtggaggtgatggaattccagctgagctatttcaaatcataaaagatgatgctgttaaagtgctgcactaaatatgtcagcaaatttggaactcagcaatggccacaagactgcaaacagtcagttttcattccaaccctaaagaagggcaaagccaaagaatagtcaaactactgcacaactgagctcatttcacatctagcaaggtaatgctcaatccttcaagctaggtttcggcagtacatgaaccaagaacttccagatgtataatttggatttagaaaaggcagaggaaccagaggtcaaatagccaacatccactggatcatagagaaagcaagggaattccagaaaatcatctacttctgcttcattgactgtgctaaaacctttgactgtgtggatcacaacaaactgtggaaaattcttaaagtgacaggaataccagaccacctgacctacttcctgagaaacctgtatgcaggtcaagaagcaacagttagggcCGGACCCATCcagaaaaatctgtattttaagatCAACTGACTTGAGactttaattccatctgcaaaaaTCCCTTCACAGCAATACCTATCCTAGTGTTTGGCAGAATAACTAGGGAAGGGAAACATGGGCACCATCTTTAGAGTTCTGCCTACCCCAAGTAAGGCATCCTCAGATGGGAGAAAACTCAGAGGATTCCTTACCGAGACCTTCAGTAACAGAGAGGTTAAAAAAAGTTCTCTGGGTTGAAAAGAAATAGTATCAGAGGTGAACTTGGAActtgagaaataaaggaaaaacaatagaTGTATAATAATTGCGGTGaatataaaagataattttttcctcttaagtccTCTAATGTATGACTGTTGAAAGCCAAAATTATAACATATTATGATGAGTTTGCAATGTGTACACATGAAAACTATAACACTTATTAAAGTTATAAAAGCTTAATGCATGGGGATGAAGGTAAAGAGATCTATAAATTTACAAGATTCTACACCTTACTGAAAGTGATACAATACTAATTCTAAGGAGACTGTGAGAAGTTAGGTATGTATTTTAATCCTTAGGCCTCAGACAGGCCTGGAACCTGGGAGCCTTTGCTTCAATGCTTacacctggacacacctctcctccaacaacaaaatacaaagagaccatatgggactaaaaataactgcacgCATGTGCAGTtagggcaaattctggacaaaaagatacaaagaggtttaaaaaaaccaaacaacccaactgCCAGTTTCAAAGAACCTGGGAGCAAAAGCAGAGGGTTGGGAGCAAAAGCATGGTCCTGTGAAGGCCCTCTGCACACACGACCACCTCAGCAGTGGGCAAGCCACGtaagccacccctccagcccgACCCCCGgacacccctaccctcaccccatatgAGGAACCAGCTTGTTCCCCCTCTTCAGCAAGTgagcaagcaagggaacctgttactTGCTCTCACTACCCCCATCCCCGCCGCAACAGGACCCtcagtaaagccttgcctgaattttgtGTCTGACCTCTGATCAATTTCACTGACGAAGGAGGCCAAGAGCCCTGGTTGGAATAGCACAACCACTAAAAAAATAACCAGAAACTATGCAGCAAAAACACCAAGagataaattaaaatggaatactaaaaaatattcaaattaagaCCCAACAAAGCTGGGAAGTGGGCACAGCACAGGAGTGAAGAGGGTAGAAACCAGAGGAACAAAACAGAGGCgacaaagtgaaaacaaaaaaattagtcTTAAATATCATATCaatgggcgtccctggtggctcagaaggtaaagaatccacctgcaatgcaggagacctgggttctatccccgggtcaggaagattccctggagaagagaatgacaacccactccagtgttttggcctggagaactccatggacagaggagccgggcgggctacagtccacagggcctcaaagagttggacacaactcagcaacacATTATGACACATCATGTCAATAATTAAAAAGCATATCAATAATTACAATAAATGCTGATCTAAACTTTCCAATTAAAAATCGGAGACTGACATAACAAATAAAAACCAAGACCTACAAGCAAATGACAACGGACAACACTTAAAACACACAGAGGTGATAAATGGGTAGGAAAAGATAGGCCAAACAAACTAAGCAAAAAAGGCGGGAGTGGGCTCTTTTAATCAGATTAGACAGACGAAGAAGACTCCAGGCAGTTCTCTGGTGGCCCCATGACTAGGACTCGgtgttttcactgctgtgggcctgggttcaatccctgtttggggaactaaaatctcacaagctgcatggtatggccaaaacaaacaaaaaatggaaacaaacaaaaatgtattatCAGCAATAAAGAGAAACACTAATAATAAAAGGAATAATTTACCAGGAGGACATTAACAATTATAAATGCACATGTACCTAATAGAGCTTCAATTTACATGAAACAGAAGTTGGTagagttaaagaaaaacatgcaAGATGTACAATTATAGAAGATGTTAATACCATCATCCGCCAGTTGACAGAACCAGACAAACCATCAGTAAGAACACGGACAATCTGAACAATACAATAAAGCATcttgatccagcagatgtttatAGAGTATGGTACCCAGCAACTGCAGACACCGTTCTTCTCAAGAACACAATGTATATTTACCAAGACAGACCACatactgggccataaaacaaatcaatgtgaaaagaactgaaatcatcCCTACTGCATTTACTGACCACAGCAGAATTAGAAACCAATACTAATGATGTATCTAGGAAAATATCAACtatctgaaaattaaataatacacCTTAAAGAATTCATGGACCAAAAATAAAGTCACGAGGTAAACTGAAAAGTGATTCTGAACTGGGTGACCACGAAGAAAGAACACATCAAGGTGTGAGATGCAGAGacgtccctgggggtccagtggttaagaatccgccctgcaatgcgggggatacagattccatccctggtgggggaaactaaggtcccacgtGACATGGAGCaatgaagcccacgcaccacagctagaaagtccgtgtgccacaacgCAAGATCCCGCAGGCCCCAACCAAGACCCCAcgcagccaaataattttttttttaaagacatcacTAAGAATtacaatactttagccacctgatgcaaagagttgactcacttgaaaagaccctgatgctgggaaagacagaaggtgggaggaaaaggggacgacagaggatgagatggttggatggcatcaccgactcaatgggcatgaatttgagcaaactctgggagttggtgatggacagggaggcctggcgtgctgcagtccatggggtcacagagtcagacacgactgagcgaatgaactgaactgaagaattacaaaggcaagtcacagagtggaagaaaatataaCACATCAATCAGACAAAGGGTTCTATCAACACTGTATAAAGAACTCAAACTCAATAATAAGGCAAATATCCCGATAAGAAAGTAGACTAAATACTTGTAAACACTTCCAAGCAGACATTCAAATGCCCAATAAGCACATACAAAGATGCTCCACGTCCTCAGTCATCAGAAATGCCATCAAAATTAGAAATGCCggctttccctgctggctcactgGTTAAGacgcaggagacaaaggttcaatccctgatctgggaagatcccaaacgctacagggcagctaagccacagctactgagtctgtgcttcaGAGCCTGGGAGcaacaactaccgagcccatgagccacaactactgaagtctgagcgccccagagcctgtgctctgcgacgagaagccaccgcaatgagcagCCCGCACGCcacgactagagagtagcctccgctcGTCGCAACTAGGGGA includes the following:
- the PRRT1B gene encoding proline rich transmembrane protein 1B; this translates as MDAGADAKGGGSPAVPEDPVRPGLPQLPRRPQLLEEDQPPSEEAAAADGGDAAAPEGPPAVAAGEALQMPKAAAGGVPNIGFVGEPPPYAPPDPKAEHLLYPPPFPPPVLFPPAPAAPALYPPPAPLFPAPAAQPLFATFPVYNSPVAGVPAPAPAEHRPLPKDYMMESVLATLFCCLLTGLIAIVYSHETRAALARGDLAQAQEASRKARSLVLFSLLFGVFVSTSWVIYVVVALYLP